A genomic region of Macaca thibetana thibetana isolate TM-01 chromosome 14, ASM2454274v1, whole genome shotgun sequence contains the following coding sequences:
- the FAM168A gene encoding protein FAM168A isoform X1, translating to MNPVYSPVQPGAPYGNPKNMAYTGYPTAYPAAAPAYNPSLYPTNSPSYAPEFQFLHSAYATLLMKQAWPQNSSSCGTEGTFHLPVDTGTENRTYQASSAAFRYTAGTPYKVPPTQSNTAPPPYSPSPNPYQTAMYPIRSAYPQQNLYAQGAYYTQPVYAAQPHVIHHTTVVQPNSIPSAIYPAPVAAPRTNGVAMGMVAGTTMAMSAGTLLTTPQHTAIGAHPVSMPTYRAQGTPAYSYVPPHW from the exons GTTACCCCACAGCCTATCCAGCAGCTGCCCCTGCCTACAATCCCAGCCTGTACCCCACCAATAGTCCCAGTTATGCTCCAG AGTTTCAGTTCCTGCATTCAGCTTATG CAACTCTGCTGATGAAACAGGCCTGGCCACAGAACTCGTCTTCCTGTGGCACTGAAGGCACCTTCCACCTCCCAGTGGACACCGGGACCGAGAACCGAACTTACCAAGCATCCTCTGCGGCTTTCA GATATACTGCGGGGACACCATACAAGGTCCCACCGACCCAGAGTAATACTGCTCCACCCCCCTACTCCCCATCACCCAACCCCTATCAGACGGCCATGTATCCAATCAGAAGTGCCTACCCCCAGCAGAATCTGTATGCCCAG GGAGCCTACTACACACAGCCGGTGTATGCTGCCCAGCCTCATGTCATCCACCACACCACGGTCGTCCAGCCCAACAGCATCCCCTCTGCTATCTACCCGGCACCTGTTGCCGCCCCCAGGACCAACGGCGTGGccatgggcatggtggcaggcaccaccATGGCAATGTCAGCAG GTACCCTGCTGACTACACCCCAGCACACGGCGATTGGGGCACACCCTGTCTCCATGCCAACATATAGGGCCCAAGGAACCCCTGCGTACAGCTACGTGCCCCCACACTGGTAA
- the FAM168A gene encoding protein FAM168A isoform X2 translates to MNPVYSPVQPGAPYGNPKNMAYTGYPTAYPAAAPAYNPSLYPTNSPSYAPATLLMKQAWPQNSSSCGTEGTFHLPVDTGTENRTYQASSAAFRYTAGTPYKVPPTQSNTAPPPYSPSPNPYQTAMYPIRSAYPQQNLYAQGAYYTQPVYAAQPHVIHHTTVVQPNSIPSAIYPAPVAAPRTNGVAMGMVAGTTMAMSAGTLLTTPQHTAIGAHPVSMPTYRAQGTPAYSYVPPHW, encoded by the exons GTTACCCCACAGCCTATCCAGCAGCTGCCCCTGCCTACAATCCCAGCCTGTACCCCACCAATAGTCCCAGTTATGCTCCAG CAACTCTGCTGATGAAACAGGCCTGGCCACAGAACTCGTCTTCCTGTGGCACTGAAGGCACCTTCCACCTCCCAGTGGACACCGGGACCGAGAACCGAACTTACCAAGCATCCTCTGCGGCTTTCA GATATACTGCGGGGACACCATACAAGGTCCCACCGACCCAGAGTAATACTGCTCCACCCCCCTACTCCCCATCACCCAACCCCTATCAGACGGCCATGTATCCAATCAGAAGTGCCTACCCCCAGCAGAATCTGTATGCCCAG GGAGCCTACTACACACAGCCGGTGTATGCTGCCCAGCCTCATGTCATCCACCACACCACGGTCGTCCAGCCCAACAGCATCCCCTCTGCTATCTACCCGGCACCTGTTGCCGCCCCCAGGACCAACGGCGTGGccatgggcatggtggcaggcaccaccATGGCAATGTCAGCAG GTACCCTGCTGACTACACCCCAGCACACGGCGATTGGGGCACACCCTGTCTCCATGCCAACATATAGGGCCCAAGGAACCCCTGCGTACAGCTACGTGCCCCCACACTGGTAA